GATCGCCTTCCGGCCTGCCGGGGTGGCGACGACGAACGCTCCGCGTCCGTCGTCGGGGCAGTCCTCCTTGGTCACCAGGCCGCGTTTCGCCATCCGCCCCACCTGATGGGACATGCGGCTCTTCTCCCACTCCACCAGCTTGGTCAGGTCCATGAAGCGGATCCGCCCGCCGGCCTCGGTGAGTTTGGCCAGCACGATGTAGTCGGCGGGAGACATGCGGGAGTCGGTCTGAACCTGGCGTGAGAGCCGTCCGATGAGCTTCTCCTGCATGCGGATGAAGCTGTCCCAGGCGGCCTGCTGCTCCGGGGTCAGCCAGTGTGGCGGTGCGTCCATGCGAGGAGCGTAACGAGGCGGTCGGCGGCGCGGCCATCTCCTGGGCGGGGCCGGTTCCCGCACCGGGCGACCGGTCTTCCGTACGTCCTGACAAGTCGGCGGCCACGACGGATAGTTGACGTGTCAATCACCGGTCCCTAGTGTGGATGACACGTCAACTAACTGGCTGCGGCACGCACACGTGAAGCTCCAGAAGGGGAATCCCATGAGCACCCAGAACAAGGCCGGACTCGACGCGCTGCTGACGCCGGAGGAGAGCGTCCTGGTGCTGATCGACCACCAGCCCTTCCAGTTCGCCAATCTGAACAGCCATGAGCCGACGATGATCGTCAACAACGTCGTCGGGCTCGCCAAGGCCGCCAAGGTCTACGACGTGCCGACCATCCTGACGACCGTTCTGGAGGAGCGCGGCGGCCTCCTCATCCAGGGCATCCAGGACGTGTTCCCGGAGCAGAAGCCGATCGACCGGACCTTCATCAACACCTGGCAGGATCAGCGGGTCGTCGACGCCGTCAAGGCGACCGGGCGGAAGAAGCTGATCCTGGCCGGGCTCTGGACGGAGATCTGCCTGGCGATGCCGGCCATCCAGGCGGCGGGTGAGGGGTTCGAGGTCTATGCGGTCACCGACGCGTCGGGGGGCGTGTCGGCCGAGGCCCACGACATGGCGGTGCGGCGCATGGTCCAGGCGGGCGTCGTGCCGATCACGTGGCTGGCCGTGATGGGGGAGTGGCAGCGCGACTGGGCCCGCGAGGCGACCATCCCGGGGGCCGCCGAGGTCCAGGCGCAGCACGGGGGCGCCACGGGGGTGGCCTTCGCCTGGGAGACGCAGCTCCTCGCCGGGAGTGCCCGGAGCGGTGTCTGACGCCGGGGCGGAACCGAGGACGAGTACCGTCCTGACCAGGACGTTGTGGACGGAAGAACGGACAGAGGACACATGGCGGTCGAAGTGAAGGATGTTCCCGAGGCCAAGCGGTACGAGGCCCGGGTCGACGGAGAGGCCGAGGTCGCGGGCGTCGCGGACTACCTTCGTACGGCGGAGCTCATCGCGTTCCTCCACACCGAGGTCTCGCCCGCGTACGAGGGCAGGGGGGTCGGGTCGGCACTGGCCCGCACCTCCCTGGACGAGGCGCGCGCCGCCGGCCTGCGGGTGCTGCCCACCTGCCCGTTCTACGCGGGATGGATCGCCCGGCACCCCGAATACCAGGACCTGCTGTACCAGTCGCGCAGCAAGGTCAGCGACTGAACGCCGGGGGAGAGGGAGAGGCGCGGAGCCGCTCCCTCTCCCTTTCCCTTGCCCACTCCTCGTAGTCGCCCGGGGCCGGGGCCGGTGAAGGCGCGCCTAGAGTGGCGGCCATGACTGCCACTGACTCCACGCCCGATTTCCAGCGTGCCACCCGCGACTCGTACGACACCATGGCCCCCGCCTACCTCGAGTTCGCCCGGGGTGAGTTGGCGGCCAAGCCCCTGGAACGCGCGCTGTTGAGCACGTTCGCGGAACTCGCGGCGGCCGGCGGCAGCGGTCTGCCCGTGGCCGACGTCGGCTGCGGCACGGGCCGGGTGACCGCGCATCTGCACGAACTGGGCCTGGGGCTGGACCTGTTCGGGATCGACCTCTCCCCGCGGATGGTCGCCGTGGCGCGGGAGGAGCACCCGGGCCTGCGCTTCGAGGAGGGCTCCATGCTCGACCTCGGGCTGCCGGACGCCTCGCTGGGCGGGCTGCTCGCCTGGTACTCCACCATCCACGTCCCGGACGACGAACTGCCGCGCGCCTTCGCGGAGTTCCACCGCGTGCTGGCCCCGGGGGCCCACGTACAGCTGGGCTTCCAGGTCGGGGACGAGGCGCTGCGGCTGACGGAGGCGTGGGGCATGGAGATCGCGCTCGACTTCCACCGGCGGCAGCCGGAGCGGATCGCCACGCTGCTGCGGGAGGCGGGCCTGGAGGTCCGGTCCGTGGTGTGGCGGGAGCGGGACACGGAAGGGCCGTTCCCGGAGCGGGCGCCGCAGGGGTTCGTGCTGGCGCGGAGGCCGCTCGCGGTCTGACGCGGCCTGACCCCGGTTGCCGTCCGGCCTCGCCGGCCGCCTGCCGCCTGTCCCAGCCGCCTCGCCCGCCGTCTGGCCCTCCGGCCTGCTCGCTGTCCTGCCTGACCTAGGCCCTGTCGTCAAACTGCCGCCTGTCCCGCACGGCGCCCGCCGGCTGTCCCGCCCGGTCCGCCCGCTGTCCTGACCGGCGCGGGCGGGGGTCTCGTCGCACCACCGGCTCACTCAGGATGCGAAGTGCCCCATAGTGACCAGACTGGTCACCATGGCAGACCAACGTTCAGCGCGCGC
The nucleotide sequence above comes from Streptomyces sp. NBC_01116. Encoded proteins:
- a CDS encoding MarR family winged helix-turn-helix transcriptional regulator, which encodes MDAPPHWLTPEQQAAWDSFIRMQEKLIGRLSRQVQTDSRMSPADYIVLAKLTEAGGRIRFMDLTKLVEWEKSRMSHQVGRMAKRGLVTKEDCPDDGRGAFVVATPAGRKAIEDAAPLHVEHVRRLFIDALTQEELDSLSRIANRVLSHMEKQPD
- a CDS encoding hydrolase: MSTQNKAGLDALLTPEESVLVLIDHQPFQFANLNSHEPTMIVNNVVGLAKAAKVYDVPTILTTVLEERGGLLIQGIQDVFPEQKPIDRTFINTWQDQRVVDAVKATGRKKLILAGLWTEICLAMPAIQAAGEGFEVYAVTDASGGVSAEAHDMAVRRMVQAGVVPITWLAVMGEWQRDWAREATIPGAAEVQAQHGGATGVAFAWETQLLAGSARSGV
- a CDS encoding GNAT family N-acetyltransferase, which produces MAVEVKDVPEAKRYEARVDGEAEVAGVADYLRTAELIAFLHTEVSPAYEGRGVGSALARTSLDEARAAGLRVLPTCPFYAGWIARHPEYQDLLYQSRSKVSD
- a CDS encoding class I SAM-dependent methyltransferase, producing MTATDSTPDFQRATRDSYDTMAPAYLEFARGELAAKPLERALLSTFAELAAAGGSGLPVADVGCGTGRVTAHLHELGLGLDLFGIDLSPRMVAVAREEHPGLRFEEGSMLDLGLPDASLGGLLAWYSTIHVPDDELPRAFAEFHRVLAPGAHVQLGFQVGDEALRLTEAWGMEIALDFHRRQPERIATLLREAGLEVRSVVWRERDTEGPFPERAPQGFVLARRPLAV